A portion of the Rhodococcus pseudokoreensis genome contains these proteins:
- a CDS encoding MaoC/PaaZ C-terminal domain-containing protein, with translation MIGRFVVDSKCDVVYADDLGVGEKFELGSYTVTEEEVLEFAGQWDPQSFHIDRESADEGYFGGLIASGVHTIAVCQRLSATTLYARWSVIAGSRMRDVNFLRPVRPGDVLTGNLLIEDVKRDDRGRALVTVATEIVNGSGKQVLTSVTEMYVRCRPATD, from the coding sequence ATGATCGGACGGTTTGTGGTGGACAGCAAGTGTGACGTCGTTTATGCGGACGACCTCGGGGTCGGCGAGAAGTTCGAGCTGGGCTCGTACACGGTGACCGAGGAGGAGGTGCTCGAGTTCGCGGGGCAGTGGGATCCGCAGTCGTTCCACATCGACCGTGAATCCGCAGATGAGGGCTATTTCGGTGGGCTCATTGCGAGTGGTGTGCACACGATCGCGGTGTGTCAGCGACTGTCCGCGACCACTCTCTACGCCCGCTGGAGCGTCATCGCGGGGAGCCGGATGCGTGACGTCAACTTCCTCCGGCCGGTGCGGCCGGGTGACGTGCTGACCGGAAACCTGCTGATCGAGGACGTGAAGCGCGACGATCGTGGGCGGGCGTTGGTGACCGTCGCGACGGAGATTGTCAACGGGTCGGGCAAGCAGGTGTTGACGTCGGTCACCGAGATGTACGTGCGCTGCCGCCCCGCAACCGACTGA
- a CDS encoding VOC family protein — MSGELSFFELGVANTEQGRKFYSALFGWEFESGPGGSGYSITTPNVPGGIHGGDEGAGPYVFFRVPDLDAAVEHVLALGGTIDAVDLGEDPESAAKFGRFKLCHDDQGSAFGLHEPPSGS; from the coding sequence ATGTCGGGCGAATTGTCGTTCTTCGAATTGGGTGTGGCCAACACGGAGCAGGGCCGAAAGTTCTACTCGGCGTTGTTCGGCTGGGAATTCGAATCCGGACCCGGCGGATCGGGCTATTCGATCACCACCCCGAACGTGCCGGGCGGGATCCACGGCGGCGACGAGGGCGCCGGCCCGTACGTCTTCTTCCGGGTGCCGGACCTCGACGCCGCGGTCGAGCACGTGCTGGCACTCGGCGGCACAATCGACGCGGTGGATCTCGGCGAGGATCCGGAATCGGCGGCGAAATTCGGACGATTCAAGCTGTGCCACGACGACCAGGGGTCCGCCTTCGGTCTACACGAACCACCCTCCGGCAGCTGA
- a CDS encoding ADP-ribosylglycohydrolase family protein codes for MELTERQTDRAAGVLIATAAGDALGAGYEFTVPAADAVIDMVGGGMFEWAPGEWTDDTSMAVAIAEVAASGVDIGRGDGLDAVAAQFVRWIDSNPPDVGNQTRAVLSARDGSATAMQERARSITGRKGGNGSLMRTAPVALAYLDDADACAEAAYQIGALTHDDQRAGEACRLWSHAIRHAVLFGTFDGVRGYLQGAPAEVGEYWGPLLDQAERGTPADFPKNGWVVHALQTAWWAISGADDSGPHHLRLALERAVRAGNDTDTTAAIAGGLLGARWGASAVPDGWRRILHGWPGYSADDLERLAIAAVRRGAPADRR; via the coding sequence GTGGAGTTGACCGAACGTCAGACCGACCGGGCTGCAGGCGTATTGATCGCCACCGCCGCGGGCGATGCGCTCGGGGCGGGATACGAGTTCACCGTCCCGGCGGCCGATGCGGTGATCGACATGGTCGGGGGCGGCATGTTCGAGTGGGCGCCGGGGGAGTGGACCGACGACACGTCGATGGCTGTCGCCATCGCGGAGGTGGCAGCGTCTGGAGTGGACATCGGCCGGGGTGACGGACTGGATGCCGTTGCTGCACAGTTCGTTCGGTGGATCGATTCGAACCCGCCCGACGTCGGCAATCAGACGCGCGCCGTGCTGTCGGCCCGCGACGGCTCGGCCACGGCCATGCAGGAGCGGGCGCGCAGCATCACGGGGAGGAAGGGCGGCAACGGTTCGCTGATGCGGACCGCCCCGGTCGCGCTGGCGTATCTCGACGACGCCGACGCGTGTGCCGAGGCCGCGTACCAGATCGGCGCCCTCACCCACGACGATCAGCGTGCCGGGGAGGCGTGCCGGTTGTGGTCCCACGCGATCCGGCACGCGGTGCTGTTCGGGACGTTCGACGGGGTGCGGGGATACCTGCAGGGGGCGCCCGCCGAGGTCGGCGAGTACTGGGGACCGCTGCTCGACCAGGCCGAACGCGGCACACCCGCGGACTTCCCGAAGAACGGCTGGGTGGTTCACGCCCTCCAGACGGCGTGGTGGGCGATCAGCGGCGCCGACGATTCGGGGCCGCATCACCTTCGGCTGGCGCTCGAGCGGGCCGTCCGGGCGGGAAACGACACCGACACCACCGCGGCGATCGCGGGTGGGTTGCTCGGTGCCCGATGGGGTGCGTCGGCGGTCCCTGACGGGTGGCGCCGGATCCTGCACGGCTGGCCGGGATATTCCGCGGACGACCTCGAGCGGCTGGCGATAGCGGCCGTGCGGAGGGGTGCACCGGCCGACCGACGCTGA
- a CDS encoding alpha/beta fold hydrolase, with protein sequence MPATFVLLPGAGSDSWYWHRVAPILEGSGHSVIAVDLPYGDDDAGQYEFADVVVDAVEDVEGTIVLVAQSMSAFTAAIVCQRGEVDVDLLVLVAPMLPAPGEAPGRWWETTGQPEAKRAFDLLEGRDPDAPDDLRALFFHDVPDDVTEEAFSQEEPVMSDTPFGTVWQAEAWPFVKTRVVAGSRDRLFPLDFMQRIVRERLGIVPEVIDSGHLAALARPGELAAMLERYASEL encoded by the coding sequence ATGCCCGCAACCTTCGTTCTGCTGCCCGGCGCTGGCTCCGACTCGTGGTACTGGCACCGCGTCGCCCCGATCCTGGAGGGGAGCGGGCACTCGGTGATCGCCGTCGACCTCCCGTACGGGGACGACGACGCCGGCCAGTACGAGTTCGCCGACGTCGTCGTCGATGCGGTCGAGGACGTCGAGGGGACGATCGTGCTGGTCGCGCAGTCCATGTCCGCGTTCACGGCGGCGATCGTCTGTCAGCGCGGCGAGGTCGACGTCGACCTGCTGGTGCTGGTGGCGCCGATGCTGCCCGCGCCGGGCGAGGCGCCCGGGCGGTGGTGGGAGACCACCGGTCAACCGGAGGCCAAGCGGGCGTTCGACCTACTGGAGGGCCGCGACCCGGACGCACCCGACGACCTGCGGGCGCTGTTCTTCCACGACGTGCCCGACGACGTCACCGAGGAGGCGTTCAGCCAGGAGGAGCCGGTCATGTCGGACACTCCGTTCGGGACGGTGTGGCAGGCGGAGGCGTGGCCGTTCGTGAAGACGCGGGTCGTCGCAGGCAGCCGCGATCGGCTGTTTCCGCTCGACTTCATGCAGCGGATCGTCCGGGAGCGGCTGGGCATAGTGCCGGAGGTCATCGACTCGGGCCATCTCGCGGCACTCGCGCGCCCCGGCGAACTTGCTGCCATGCTGGAGCGCTACGCGTCCGAACTGTAG
- a CDS encoding SRPBCC family protein encodes MALSVSGEFEIEASPEQVMAALVDVERIPEWSAVHKKVVVESRFDDGRPRTVRMTLAVLGVSDTQLAEHKWVDDEHMSWTLLESEKQKCQEGEYRLVPTPRGTSVQLTMAVEPKVWVPKSVLRQGQKQAVRLIRKGFTQFVLENYV; translated from the coding sequence ATGGCGTTGTCGGTATCAGGCGAGTTCGAGATCGAGGCGAGCCCCGAACAGGTCATGGCTGCGCTGGTGGACGTCGAACGCATTCCCGAGTGGTCGGCGGTGCACAAGAAGGTGGTCGTCGAGTCCCGGTTCGACGACGGACGCCCCCGCACCGTGCGGATGACGCTCGCCGTTCTCGGCGTCTCGGACACTCAGCTGGCCGAGCACAAGTGGGTCGACGACGAGCACATGTCGTGGACGCTCCTCGAGAGCGAGAAGCAGAAATGCCAGGAGGGGGAGTACCGACTGGTCCCCACCCCGCGCGGGACGTCGGTTCAGCTCACGATGGCGGTCGAGCCGAAGGTGTGGGTGCCGAAGTCCGTGCTGCGTCAGGGACAGAAGCAGGCAGTGCGCCTGATCCGCAAGGGATTCACCCAGTTCGTTCTCGAGAACTACGTCTGA
- a CDS encoding plasmid pRiA4b ORF-3 family protein — MGSKRGKNPGQKRAAKQQARQRRNRSTVVPLFPTPAVDPALIDDFVQWLRTRDFPVDADLFPHLVESTLTNLARGRRGFRATGWLPADAHALLDVADEVAAEPSDDMEDIAMAIVASALTFLNYLDDNRLWTGTEEDLIHCIEDLVQFLEPQSPILLPEDIALPAVNEEDEVRALVSLPVITTLAALVEWVGAGVPVTSTKVPKPVSLPDLAQALGIDLAVDSDGFPRARKIRSMRDVPEMLEYWETAEEIGLITVNSTRAVPGPNAGLITDRTTHALPLIRAAVTEYVRSQLVSGQRHPLDPTHLTDVVVIQVILAGMTEEPTASSEDERFDDEQSLMDGFVYDRLDTLVKQKLLTRDDAYRVPAALRPAVLRAVELASPVNEFVSSEVVDSHITLRISLEGTHIPVWRRIRLDAALPLAALHDVIQSAFGWEDSHLHEFSVGPAYSGGKVFIPAEDFAHRDVVGTAVPEEEVAVGLLLGSVGDRLTYLYDFGDDWIHHIEVESVDNPAPDSPAALCLDGHNMAPYEDSGGPWGWANKIEASADPHHEEHAEIREWLGLRPGQQLDATSFDRDRVNEAFETLFA; from the coding sequence ATGGGATCGAAGCGGGGTAAGAATCCGGGCCAGAAACGTGCGGCAAAACAGCAGGCACGCCAACGAAGGAACCGCTCCACCGTTGTGCCGCTGTTTCCCACTCCCGCCGTCGACCCGGCGCTCATCGACGACTTCGTTCAGTGGCTACGCACGCGCGATTTCCCCGTGGACGCGGATCTCTTCCCGCACCTCGTCGAGTCGACACTCACCAATCTCGCCCGCGGCCGCCGCGGTTTCCGCGCCACCGGCTGGCTCCCCGCGGACGCTCATGCCCTGCTCGATGTCGCCGATGAAGTGGCCGCAGAGCCTTCCGACGACATGGAGGACATCGCAATGGCGATCGTCGCCTCGGCACTGACTTTCCTCAACTATCTCGACGACAACCGGCTGTGGACCGGGACCGAGGAGGACCTCATCCATTGCATCGAGGACCTCGTACAGTTCCTCGAGCCGCAATCACCCATCCTCCTTCCGGAAGACATCGCACTTCCCGCCGTGAATGAAGAGGACGAAGTTCGCGCACTCGTCTCGCTCCCGGTGATCACGACCCTCGCCGCACTCGTCGAGTGGGTCGGCGCGGGTGTGCCCGTCACCTCCACCAAGGTGCCCAAACCCGTCTCGCTTCCCGATCTCGCTCAGGCACTGGGTATCGATCTCGCCGTCGACTCCGACGGATTTCCGCGTGCGCGGAAGATCCGCTCGATGCGCGACGTACCCGAAATGTTGGAGTATTGGGAAACCGCGGAAGAGATCGGTCTCATCACCGTCAACTCCACGCGGGCGGTCCCCGGACCGAACGCGGGGCTGATCACCGACCGCACGACCCACGCGCTGCCGCTGATCCGTGCAGCTGTCACCGAATACGTCCGCAGCCAACTCGTATCGGGACAACGTCATCCACTCGACCCCACACACCTGACCGATGTCGTGGTGATTCAGGTGATCTTGGCGGGGATGACAGAGGAGCCCACTGCCAGTTCGGAGGACGAGCGGTTCGACGACGAGCAATCGCTGATGGACGGCTTCGTCTACGACCGGTTGGACACGCTGGTGAAACAGAAGTTGCTGACCAGGGATGACGCGTACCGAGTTCCTGCCGCGCTCCGGCCTGCCGTCCTTCGCGCCGTCGAACTCGCGAGCCCGGTAAACGAGTTTGTGTCTTCCGAAGTGGTGGATTCACACATCACTTTGCGGATCTCACTGGAAGGCACACACATTCCTGTGTGGCGTCGCATTCGACTCGATGCCGCACTTCCGCTCGCCGCTCTCCACGACGTCATCCAGTCCGCGTTCGGGTGGGAAGATTCTCATCTCCATGAGTTCTCCGTCGGACCCGCGTACTCGGGCGGCAAAGTCTTCATCCCCGCCGAAGACTTCGCGCACCGCGACGTCGTGGGGACTGCCGTCCCGGAGGAGGAGGTCGCGGTCGGGTTGTTGCTCGGCTCGGTCGGCGACCGTCTCACCTACCTGTACGACTTCGGCGACGACTGGATCCACCACATCGAGGTCGAATCGGTCGACAACCCTGCACCCGACTCCCCTGCCGCGCTCTGCCTCGACGGACACAACATGGCGCCCTACGAAGATTCCGGCGGGCCGTGGGGCTGGGCGAACAAGATCGAAGCCAGCGCAGACCCGCATCACGAGGAACACGCCGAGATCCGGGAATGGCTCGGCCTTCGCCCCGGTCAGCAACTCGATGCGACATCGTTCGATCGCGACCGAGTCAACGAGGCCTTCGAGACGTTGTTCGCGTAG
- the nhaA gene encoding Na+/H+ antiporter NhaA → MTVEQSSPTTLRRLSARLALIRDDTDDDKLSAGFLLVATILALVWANIGDSYESFWHTPVTIQIGDYSIGLDLKHWVNDGLMTLFFFVVGLEVKRELTIGELTDRARAAVPLLAAIAGLALPAVLFLLLNPTGDEASAWGVVVSTDTAFVLGALALVGPRCPARLRVFILTLAVADDIGALAIIAFFYTDNLRLGPLLLGCVGLLLIVQLRKLEVWRGVAYFVVAAGTWVAFYESGVHPTLVGVLIALILPVYPPRRSEVERAGELTRAFRQSPNSDYARAAQLGVLRAVSVNERLLRFYQPYTAFLVVPIFALANAGVVITGQTLADAARSPLAWGIVLGLVVGKLVGITAATALFSKLRPGSLPPGLSLSQIAGGSALAGIGFTISLFIVDLAIDSPELANDARVGVLTAAVIATVLGWALFRISDWVHPPTEVAGRTLLRPVDPRRDHVRGPVDAPLTLVEYGDFECPFCSKATGSIRDVRAQFGDELRYVFRHLPLDAVHPHARFAAQASEAAAAQGRFWEMHDHLFANSDALAEDEIFGYAAELGLDMDRFEEDIRKGTYGHRIDDDELDAESSDFRGTPTFYLGATGTDLTRHSGPYDAATLIRQLDEARGADGAP, encoded by the coding sequence ATGACGGTCGAGCAGAGCAGCCCCACCACACTTCGACGATTGTCGGCGCGGTTGGCCCTGATTCGCGACGACACCGACGACGACAAGTTGTCGGCCGGCTTCCTCCTCGTCGCCACGATTCTCGCGCTGGTGTGGGCGAACATCGGTGATTCGTACGAGTCGTTCTGGCACACCCCGGTGACCATTCAGATCGGCGACTACAGCATCGGCCTCGACCTGAAGCACTGGGTCAACGACGGGCTGATGACGCTGTTCTTCTTCGTCGTCGGGCTGGAGGTGAAACGTGAGCTGACGATCGGCGAGCTCACCGACCGCGCCCGCGCCGCCGTCCCGCTGCTCGCCGCGATCGCGGGGCTGGCGCTGCCCGCCGTCCTGTTCCTGCTCCTCAACCCCACCGGGGACGAGGCCAGTGCGTGGGGCGTCGTCGTCTCCACCGACACCGCGTTCGTGCTCGGTGCACTCGCCCTCGTCGGACCGCGGTGCCCCGCCCGGCTGCGCGTGTTCATCCTGACCCTGGCGGTCGCCGACGACATCGGCGCCCTGGCCATCATCGCCTTCTTCTACACCGACAACCTGCGGCTGGGGCCGCTGCTCCTCGGGTGCGTCGGGCTGCTGCTGATCGTCCAGTTGCGCAAGCTCGAGGTGTGGCGCGGCGTCGCCTACTTCGTCGTCGCGGCGGGCACGTGGGTCGCGTTCTACGAGTCCGGCGTCCACCCGACCCTCGTCGGCGTGCTCATCGCGCTGATCCTGCCGGTGTATCCGCCGCGGCGCAGCGAGGTGGAGCGGGCGGGTGAGCTCACACGGGCGTTCCGGCAGTCACCGAACTCCGACTACGCCCGCGCCGCCCAGCTCGGGGTGCTGCGCGCGGTGTCCGTCAACGAGCGGCTGCTCCGCTTCTACCAGCCCTACACCGCGTTCCTCGTGGTCCCGATCTTCGCGCTCGCCAACGCCGGCGTGGTCATCACCGGGCAGACGCTCGCGGACGCGGCCCGGTCTCCGCTGGCGTGGGGCATCGTGCTCGGCCTGGTGGTCGGCAAACTCGTCGGCATCACCGCGGCCACCGCATTGTTCTCGAAGCTGCGGCCGGGAAGCCTGCCACCCGGGCTGAGTCTGTCGCAGATCGCCGGTGGCAGCGCGCTGGCCGGCATCGGCTTCACGATCTCGCTGTTCATCGTCGACCTGGCCATCGACTCGCCCGAACTCGCCAACGACGCCCGGGTCGGCGTCCTGACGGCGGCCGTCATCGCCACCGTCCTCGGGTGGGCGCTGTTCCGGATCTCGGACTGGGTGCACCCGCCGACGGAGGTTGCCGGACGCACCCTGCTCCGGCCCGTCGATCCCCGCCGCGATCACGTGCGAGGACCGGTGGATGCGCCGCTCACCCTCGTCGAGTACGGCGATTTCGAATGCCCGTTCTGCAGCAAGGCCACCGGCAGCATCCGGGACGTGCGAGCGCAGTTCGGGGACGAACTCCGCTACGTGTTCCGGCATCTCCCGCTGGACGCCGTCCATCCGCACGCCCGGTTCGCCGCCCAGGCGAGCGAGGCGGCCGCCGCCCAGGGCCGGTTCTGGGAGATGCACGACCACCTGTTCGCCAACAGCGACGCCCTCGCCGAGGACGAGATCTTCGGATACGCCGCCGAGTTGGGGCTCGACATGGACCGGTTCGAGGAAGACATCCGCAAAGGCACGTACGGTCACCGCATCGACGACGACGAACTCGACGCCGAGTCGAGCGACTTCCGGGGGACCCCCACGTTCTACCTCGGCGCGACGGGCACCGACCTCACCCGGCACAGCGGACCGTACGACGCCGCAACCCTCATCCGGCAGCTCGACGAGGCTCGCGGCGCCGACGGCGCACCCTGA
- a CDS encoding GNAT family N-acetyltransferase, with the protein MTDDAKDAPAPDVRDAPEHHRFEIRVDDELAGFTEYLDHENQRIFFHTEIGEQFAGRGLASTLIRKALTETVGGGKRIVPICPFVARFLEKHDDFADDVDAVTPDAIEAVRHRQR; encoded by the coding sequence ATGACAGACGACGCGAAAGACGCTCCCGCACCCGACGTCCGGGACGCGCCCGAACACCACCGCTTCGAAATCCGTGTCGACGACGAGCTGGCCGGGTTCACCGAATACCTGGACCACGAGAATCAGCGGATCTTCTTCCACACCGAGATCGGCGAGCAGTTCGCGGGCCGCGGCCTGGCCAGCACTCTGATCCGCAAGGCGCTGACGGAGACCGTCGGCGGTGGCAAGCGGATCGTGCCGATCTGCCCGTTCGTCGCCCGCTTCCTCGAGAAGCACGACGACTTCGCCGACGACGTCGACGCCGTCACCCCGGACGCGATCGAGGCGGTGCGGCACCGACAGCGGTGA
- a CDS encoding LLM class flavin-dependent oxidoreductase, producing MTDYGRTPQFGVFVTPTVELLANTFELAALADETGLDLIGVQDHPYQAKFLDCWSLMGTLLARTERVRVFPDVACLPLRPPAVMAKAAASLDVMSGGRFELALGAGAFWEAIGAMGGDVRTPGQAATALEEAVQVIRLMWSGERAVRSEGTHYRVDGVHPGPVPAHPMGIWLGVGGPRMLRALGRSADGWVPSSSYFPPEVLPGMHAKIDAGAADAGRDPGSIARVYNVFGRVSDSRSDTLFHGTAEQWVSQLTDLVVETGMDTFVFGTDGDDLDQIRKFATDVAPAVRAAVEARRGS from the coding sequence ATGACCGATTACGGCAGGACCCCGCAGTTCGGGGTGTTCGTCACCCCGACGGTGGAGTTACTGGCCAACACGTTCGAACTCGCCGCGCTCGCCGACGAGACCGGACTCGACCTGATCGGCGTTCAGGATCACCCGTACCAGGCGAAATTCCTCGACTGCTGGTCGCTGATGGGCACGCTGCTGGCCCGGACCGAACGGGTGCGGGTGTTTCCCGACGTCGCGTGCCTGCCGCTGCGCCCGCCGGCGGTGATGGCGAAGGCCGCGGCCAGCCTCGATGTGATGTCGGGCGGCCGGTTCGAACTGGCGCTGGGTGCGGGTGCGTTCTGGGAGGCGATCGGGGCGATGGGTGGTGACGTCCGCACGCCCGGGCAGGCCGCGACCGCGTTGGAGGAGGCCGTTCAGGTCATCCGCCTGATGTGGTCGGGTGAGCGGGCCGTCCGATCGGAGGGCACGCACTACCGCGTCGACGGCGTGCATCCCGGGCCGGTCCCGGCGCATCCGATGGGGATCTGGCTCGGCGTGGGTGGCCCACGGATGCTTCGTGCGCTGGGACGCTCCGCCGACGGGTGGGTGCCGTCGAGTTCGTACTTCCCGCCGGAGGTCCTGCCGGGCATGCACGCGAAGATCGACGCGGGTGCCGCGGACGCCGGCCGGGATCCGGGTTCGATCGCCCGCGTCTACAACGTGTTCGGCCGGGTGAGCGACAGCAGGTCGGACACGCTGTTCCACGGCACCGCCGAGCAGTGGGTGAGCCAACTGACGGACCTCGTGGTGGAGACCGGCATGGACACGTTCGTCTTCGGCACCGACGGCGACGACCTCGACCAGATCAGGAAGTTTGCGACCGACGTCGCGCCCGCGGTCCGGGCCGCGGTGGAGGCCCGCCGCGGCTCCTGA
- a CDS encoding serine/threonine-protein kinase → MSVSALLAGRYQLRGVLGRGGMADVHDGWDLRLERAVAVKVLRPELASVPDTRRRFEAEARLAATLNHPNVVAVHDCGEDAEVAYIVMERLPGRTLADEIAAGPLPDARVRSILADVLAAVGAAHGAGILHRDIKPGNVLFTETGAVKVADFGIAKSAASDHTATGQVLGTVAYLSPDRILGTPATTADDLYAVGVVGYEALAGHRPFTGDNILSLARAITDGAARPLSVVRPDADPSLVQTIDRAMARDPRQRHADAPSMRAAVLGTPGPPTRAFTPTTPVPPPAPQPRRPRRTGVIIAAVVALLVAAAVAALALASQNHDSTVGPGASTTAVAPPPAPVPPPSSTVDGKTVAPAPPADAPKTGPGNGNGSNGNGKTKDKDKDKDGN, encoded by the coding sequence ATGTCTGTGTCCGCACTTCTCGCAGGTCGATACCAGCTGCGGGGAGTGCTGGGCCGAGGCGGGATGGCCGACGTCCACGACGGGTGGGACCTGCGCCTCGAGCGCGCGGTCGCGGTCAAGGTGCTGCGCCCCGAACTCGCGTCCGTCCCCGACACCCGCCGGCGGTTCGAGGCCGAGGCCCGGCTCGCCGCCACGTTGAACCATCCGAACGTGGTCGCGGTCCACGACTGCGGCGAGGACGCCGAAGTGGCGTACATCGTGATGGAACGACTGCCCGGGCGGACCCTCGCCGACGAGATCGCCGCCGGACCCTTACCCGACGCGCGGGTGCGGTCGATCCTCGCCGACGTGCTGGCCGCCGTCGGCGCCGCTCACGGTGCCGGCATTCTGCACCGCGACATCAAACCGGGGAACGTGCTGTTCACCGAGACGGGCGCGGTGAAGGTCGCCGACTTCGGCATCGCGAAGAGCGCCGCGTCCGACCACACCGCGACGGGACAGGTACTGGGCACCGTGGCCTACCTTAGTCCGGATCGCATCCTGGGCACACCCGCCACCACCGCCGACGACCTCTACGCGGTCGGCGTCGTCGGCTACGAGGCCCTCGCCGGGCACCGTCCGTTCACCGGCGACAACATCCTGTCCCTCGCGCGGGCCATCACCGACGGGGCGGCCCGACCCCTCTCCGTGGTGCGCCCGGACGCCGACCCGAGCCTCGTGCAGACGATCGATCGGGCGATGGCCCGCGATCCGCGGCAGCGGCACGCCGACGCCCCGTCGATGCGGGCCGCCGTCCTCGGAACGCCCGGTCCCCCGACGAGGGCATTCACGCCCACCACACCCGTTCCCCCGCCGGCACCCCAGCCTCGGCGACCCCGGAGGACCGGCGTGATCATCGCCGCCGTCGTCGCACTGCTGGTGGCCGCCGCCGTGGCGGCACTGGCCCTCGCGTCGCAGAATCACGACAGCACCGTCGGTCCCGGCGCGAGCACCACCGCCGTCGCACCGCCCCCGGCGCCCGTGCCGCCCCCGAGCAGCACCGTCGACGGCAAAACCGTCGCACCGGCCCCGCCGGCCGACGCCCCGAAGACGGGCCCGGGAAATGGCAACGGCAGCAACGGGAACGGCAAGACCAAGGACAAGGACAAAGACAAGGACGGCAACTGA
- a CDS encoding plasmid pRiA4b ORF-3 family protein: MTASGKRRHLSVVPDVPVIVRPSERRGRRRVAGYHLRIELDDVSPPIWRQFVVPSNLRLHELHPIVQTIMGWQDSHLHSWVGGEPPASERYDMRESIDEGFADEDDEVCEDAVRLDQVLAEPGEQLSYLYDFGDGWEHTIVLERIDADASEPTVTCLAGARACPPEDCGGPGGYDDLLKVLATPSHPGHHDAGAWVGPGFAPESFGVDTVNRGLRLEAVIRDHPPVSDSKFAALLRRIPHQAAPHVFSLLEHAHLTDRLGDIREAQEAATFHLRWFLNRIGPDGITLTQAGYLPPAVVAEMRQELPGFDDWPATSNRESDQRPVHLLREYAKALGLARKYKGKLIRTKLGSATASDAGRLWAHLLDRLPLADEPIEREAGYLVLLTLAAGTTSVERRDVIAEGLAALGWQTSDGTIVGREEVFWLARPTISFLELTGAMVKGWVQRDQPMDPAWGRLFAKMVLSM; encoded by the coding sequence ATGACCGCTTCGGGTAAACGCCGACACCTGTCCGTCGTTCCTGACGTGCCGGTGATCGTTCGGCCGTCCGAACGGCGGGGCCGTCGCCGCGTCGCGGGCTACCACCTGCGCATCGAACTCGACGACGTGTCGCCGCCGATCTGGCGCCAGTTCGTGGTGCCGTCGAACCTGCGTCTGCACGAACTGCACCCGATCGTGCAGACGATCATGGGCTGGCAGGACAGCCACCTGCATTCGTGGGTCGGCGGTGAGCCGCCCGCGTCGGAGCGCTACGACATGCGCGAGAGCATCGACGAGGGCTTCGCCGACGAGGACGACGAGGTGTGCGAAGACGCGGTGCGGCTCGATCAGGTTCTGGCCGAACCGGGGGAGCAGCTGTCCTACCTGTACGACTTCGGCGACGGCTGGGAGCACACGATCGTGCTCGAACGGATCGACGCCGACGCCTCGGAGCCGACCGTCACCTGCCTCGCCGGCGCCCGCGCGTGCCCGCCCGAGGACTGTGGCGGACCGGGCGGATACGACGATCTGCTGAAGGTCCTGGCGACGCCGTCGCACCCCGGTCATCACGACGCCGGGGCGTGGGTCGGGCCGGGCTTCGCACCCGAATCGTTCGGCGTCGACACCGTGAACCGTGGCCTGCGACTCGAAGCCGTCATTCGTGACCACCCACCGGTGTCGGATTCGAAGTTCGCCGCACTGCTACGCCGGATCCCTCATCAGGCTGCCCCGCACGTCTTTTCGCTTCTCGAGCACGCCCACCTCACCGACCGGCTGGGCGACATCCGCGAGGCGCAGGAAGCGGCGACGTTCCACCTGCGGTGGTTCCTGAACCGCATCGGACCCGACGGCATCACACTGACCCAGGCGGGCTACCTCCCGCCGGCCGTTGTGGCGGAGATGCGGCAGGAACTACCGGGCTTCGACGACTGGCCCGCCACCAGCAACCGCGAGTCGGATCAGCGGCCGGTCCACCTGCTCCGTGAATACGCCAAAGCCCTCGGACTGGCGCGCAAATACAAGGGCAAATTGATTCGGACCAAACTCGGCTCCGCGACGGCGAGCGATGCGGGCCGGCTGTGGGCACACCTTCTCGACCGGCTGCCCCTGGCGGACGAGCCCATCGAGCGGGAGGCCGGATACCTCGTGCTCCTCACCCTCGCCGCCGGCACCACGTCGGTCGAACGCCGAGACGTGATCGCCGAAGGACTCGCCGCCCTCGGCTGGCAGACGAGCGACGGCACCATCGTCGGCCGGGAAGAAGTCTTCTGGCTCGCCCGCCCCACGATCTCGTTCCTCGAACTCACCGGCGCAATGGTCAAGGGCTGGGTCCAGCGCGACCAGCCGATGGACCCCGCATGGGGCCGCCTCTTCGCAAAGATGGTGCTGTCGATGTAG